One part of the Musa acuminata AAA Group cultivar baxijiao chromosome BXJ1-5, Cavendish_Baxijiao_AAA, whole genome shotgun sequence genome encodes these proteins:
- the LOC135674339 gene encoding heavy metal-associated isoprenylated plant protein 39-like — MAQQKVVLKVLAMVDDKTKQKAIGAVAEIYGIDFIEADLKEQKMTIIGEMDTIAIAKKLKKMGRIDIVSVGPAKEEKKEEKKDEKKEEKKEEKKEEKKEEKKEEKKEEKK, encoded by the exons ATGGCACAG CAAAAGGTTGTCTTGAAGGTTCTGGCCATGGTTGATGACAAAACCAAGCAGAAGGCCATCGGAGCTGTGGCAGAGATTTATG GCATTGATTTCATAGAAGCTGATCTGAAGGAGCAGAAGATGACCATCATAGGTGAGATGGACACAATTGCCATAGCTAAGAAGTTGAAGAAGATGGGAAGGATCGATATAGTATCAGTTGGACCGGctaaagaggagaagaaagaagagaaaaaagacgagaagaaagaagagaagaaagaagagaagaaagaagagaagaaagaggagaagaaagaagagaaaaaagaagagaagaaatga